A window of Deinococcus sp. YIM 134068 genomic DNA:
CTGCGGCTGGCTGCGGGGGGAAAGGGGTCCGAACATCAGGGGAGGAGTGTAGTGCAGGCGGGAAGGTGGAGGGGTGACGTTGAGGGGTTGGGGACGTGTGCGGTTGGCTGGAGGAAGTTGAGCGGTAGAGTCGTCACGTCGCCCCCTCACCCCGGCCCTCTCCCACCAGGGGAGAGGGAGAAAAAAGGCTCAGGCTTGGGCTTTTTAGCTCCTCCCCCTTGAGGGGGGAGGCCGGGAGGGGGTGAACGGGCTTGGCCCCCTAGAAAGCGAAGCCGTCAACTCCTCAACCTCACCGCTCCGTCTCCACCGTATACGTCCCGTCCCCCTGCCCCACGAACGTCACCGTGCCCTGACGGTCGGTGCGGTAGGTGCGGACGCCCCCTTGCTTGTACAGGTCCAGCGCCTCGCGGGTGGGGTGGCCGTAACTGTTCTCGCCCACGCCGATCACGACGTTTTCCGGGCGGACGGCGGCGAGCCAGGCGGGGTGGTCGCCGTTCGCAGCCCCGTGGTGGATGCTCTTGTAGACCTGGAAGGGTCCCTGAATCTCGGGACGCCCTTCCTTCAACCACGCCTCGGTCTCGGGCGTCTCGCTGTCGCCCGTGAGGAGGGCGCGGAAGTCGCCGAACTCCAGCCGCACGCCGACGCTGTTCTCATTCTGACCGTCGCCCATTCCGGCGGGTGGGGCCAGCACGCGCACCCGCACGCTGCCGAGGTTGACGACCTGCGTGTTCGCCTTCTGGAACGTCGTGCCGTCCTCGCGCAGGGCGGCGACGAGGCGTTCCCAGGTGCGGGTCGTGCCCGCAATCCCGTTGTTGATGAAGAGGGTCGGGTCGGCAGTCTGCGCGGCGGGCACCAGCCCCGCGATGTGGTCGGCGTCGGCGTGGCTGGCGACCATCAGGTCGATCTTGGTGACGTTGTAAGTCTTGAGGTGTTCACGCATCCGCTCGGCGCTGCGGCCCCCGTCGTAGAGCATCGTCTTGCCCTCGGGCGACGTGACGAGTACGGCGTCCCCCTGCCCCACGTCGAGAAAGCGGATCGTGACCTGCCCGGTCGGGGTGGTTGTGCCGCCTTCCCGCCGCTCCGTGCGCTCCTCCCGGCCACCGCCGAACAGCCCGCCCCCAGCACATGCCGCGAGGCTGACCGTCAAACCCAGCACGACGAGGCCAAGGAGGTCGCTGGGGCTGGGGCCGGGGGCGCGTCCACCCTTGCCCTTCCTGGCGGCGGCCTTGCGCTTGGGTGGTTTGGTGGAGGCGGGCTTCTTGCCGCTCATAACGTGATCTCCCCTTCCCCGGTGTGGGCGTCCCCCGCGTTCAGGCGGTCCAGTTCGTGCTGGGCGGCTTTCCGTCTGGCCCACGTCTCACGCGGCAGCACACGGGCGGTCACGCCGTCGGGGCCGTCCTCCAAAGCGAGCACGTCGCCCTCCCGCACCCCGTCCGGCAGGGCCGACAGGGGCAGGTCGAAGGTGCGGCCATCCTCCCGCTCCAGCCGCGCCACGGGGCCGCGCGGGGCGTCCTCAATGCCGTCCACGACCCAGCGCTCGAAACGGTGGCGAGCGTGGGAGCGGCGTTCCTTGTCCTTCACCTGTACAGCCTAACGCGCCGGGAACGGCCCAGCTTGGAACCGTGCCACACTGCCCCCATGCACCACCGCCTGACGCTGACCGACGGCGACCTGACCCTGCGCCCGCTCACCGAGGCCGACATTCCCGCCCTGTGCGCGCTGGCGCGGGAGGCGGGGGACGAACTGCGGTTGATGGGAGCGCCGCCCAATCACCCCGAGTATTATCTGGCCGCGCTGGACGCCCCGGAACAACAGCCGTTCGTGATAGAGGTCGGCGGCGAACTGGCAGGCAGCACCCGTTACGGCGACATTCGCTTGGCCCACGCCGGGTTGGAGATCGGCTGGACATGGCTCCATCCGCGCTAGCACGGCACGGGCGTCAACCGCCGCATGAAACGGCTGATGCTCGCGCACGCCTTCGGGGAGATGGGGATGGAGCGCGTGCAGCTCAAGACCGACCTCCTCAACCTCCGCAGCCAGCGGGCCATCGAGAAGCTGGGGGCCGTGCGGGAGGGCGTCCTCCGCAAGCACCAGCGCCGTCAGGACGGCAGCCTGCGTGACACGGTGATGTACTCGGTCACGGGCGAGGAGTGGCCGGGGGTGCGGTCACGGCTGGAGCGGGAGGAGCGGGCGTGAAAGACGACCTGCCCACCGTCCTCACCCGCCTGGATGCTTGGCTGGCCGCCAACGTCCCCGCCATTCACGCGACCCTGCGCCCCGGTGCCTCCGACGCCGAGTTAGATGACTTGGAGACCCTGACCGGCCTGAAACTCCCCGAGGCGTTCCGCACCCTCTACCGCTGGCACGACGGGCAGGAGTGGGGTGCGGGGTTCGCGTTGGGACTGGAGTTTCTGCCGCTGTGGGTATTGGACGGAGTGGGGCGTGAGTGGGAGATGTGGCAGGAAATTGGGGAGGCTCACCTGGAGATGAACACGGACATTCCCTCGACCTCGCATCCACCCAGCGCCATTCAAGACGCCTACACGACGCCGGGATGGCTCGGTTTCCTGAAGGACGGGGGCGGAAACTTCGTCGGGCTGGACTTCAACCCTGGTCCGGCGGGCACGCTTGGGCAGGTCATCACCTTCGGGCGCGACGAGGAGGACAAGTTCGTGCTGGCCGACTCACTGGACGGCTTCCTGCGCGAGTACCTGGGGCGGCTGGAGTCCGGGCGCGTCACGGTGAGGCGGCGGGAGGACTTCGACGAGGAGATATGGGGCGTGGAGCTGCACGACGCCACGGGCCGTCCGGCGGGCGGCGGCTACACGCTGGCCGACTTCTACCCCGGCTTCGGCGCGTCCCCGGAGATTCCAAGGCGTTAGCTCGCCCTCTGGGACGCGGAGAACTTAGACTTCCGGGATGAAAGACGACCTGCCCACCATCCTCGCCCGCCTGGATGCCTGGTTGGCCGCGCACGTTCCGGCGATTCACGCGACCCTGCGCCCCGGTGCCTCCGACGCTGAGCTGGACGCGCTGGCAAGCCGCACCGGGCTGGAGTTGCCCGAGGGCTTCCGAACCCTCTACCGCTGGCACGATGGGCAGGAGCGGGCGGGGACGGGCTTTGCGCTGGGGCTGGAGTTTCTGCCGCTGGAGGGCGTGGGGCGCGAGTGGGAGATGTGGCGGAAGATCGGGGAGACCAGCCCTGAATTGAACGACGAGACCCCCTCCACGTCCCGACCCCCCGGCGCTATTTGGGACGCCTACACGACGCCCGGCTGGCTCGGCTTCCTCGCGGACGGGAGCGGCAACTCCGTCGGGCTGGACTTCAATCCCGGTCCGGCGGGCATGGTCGGGCAGGTCATTACCTTCGGGAGCGACGAGGAGACGAAATACGTGCTGGCCGATACCCTTCACGGCTTTCTGGCTCAATATCTGGAGCGGCTGGAATCCGGGGACGCCACAGTGAAGCGGCTGGAAGGGTTCGACCCCGAGCGGTGGAGCGTCGAACTTCACGAAGGAGGCTTCTCTCGGGGAGGCACGGCTGGCCTCTACCCCGGTTTCGGTCCGGGCTGGGAGCGGCGACGGCGCAAGCGGCGTTAAGCGTTCGCCCTCTTCGGGACACTTCCCTCCCCCACCCCGGCGTATTCTCACCCTATGAAGTGGCTGCGTGACCAGGGCCTCGCCCCCGTCGTGGACAAGGTGGAGGCGGGCGAGCGCCTGAGCTTCGACGAGGGGATGCGGCTGTACGAGACCCGTGACCTCAACGCGCTGATGCGGCTGGCGAACCTCCGCAAGGAGCGGCTGCACGGCGACAAGGTGTATTTCGTCCACTCCATGCGGCTGGAGTTCACCAACATCTGCTATGTGGGCTGCACCTTCTGCGCCTTCGCCGCACGCAAGGGCGAGGAGCGGGCGTGGGACTACTCGCCGGAGGAGGTCGCGGAGCAGGTCAGGAGGCGTTACCTCCCCGGCATCACCGAACTGCACATGAGCAGCGGGCACCATCCCAACCACGGGTGGGACTATTACCCCGAGATGGTGCGGCGGCTGCGCGAGACGTTTCCCGAGCTTCAGGTCAAGGCGTTCACGGCGGCGGAGATCGAGCACCTCTCCAAGATCAGCAAGAAGCCCACGCTGGAGGTGCTGCGCGAGTTGCAGGCGGCGGGACTCGCGGCGATGCCGGGCGGTGGGGCCGAAATCTTCGCCGACCGGGTGCGGCGGCAGGTGGCGAGGAACAAGGTCAAGGCCGACAAGTGGCTCCAGATTCACCGCGAGGCGCACTCGCTGGGGATGCGGACGAACGCGACGATGCTCTACGGCCACATCGAGACGCTGGAGGAGCGGCTGGACCACATGCACCGCCTCCGTGACCTGCAAGACGAGACGGGCGGCTTCCACGCCTTCATCCCCCTCGCCTTTCAACCGCTGGGCAACACGCTCGCGCAGAACCTCGGCAAGACGGAATACACGACGGGCCTGGACGACCTGCGGAATCTGGCGGTGGCGCGCGTGTACCTCGACAATTTCCCACACATCAAGGGCTACTGGGTGATGATCGGGTCCGAACTCACCCAGGTCAGCCTCGACTGGGGCGTGTCGGACATCGACGGCACCATTCAGGAGGAACACATCGCCCACGCGGCGGGCGCGACCTCACCGATGGCGCTCTCGCAGGCGGGCATGGTGCGGATGATTCGGCAGGCGGGGCGCGTGCCCGTGCTGCGCGACGCCTACTACCACGAACTCGAAGTCTTCCCGCGCCCGGCGGCGGAGGCGGCGGACTAGGTGTGTCCTCCCCGCTCGACGACGTGCTGAGACTCGACGACGCCTGGAACGAGGCCTACCACCGCCGCGACCCCGAGCGGATGGCGCGGGTGCTGGCCGACGACTGGATGGCCTTTTTCCCCGACGGACGAACCGTGTTCAAGCCCGACCTGTTGGCAGGAATGCGTCACAACCCTCCCGCCGCCCTGATGTTCGAGCGCCACGCCGCCCGCGTGTACGGCGACACGGCGGTGACACGCGGAACGCTGTACGCGAATGGCGAGCGCGTGCAGAGCTTCCTGCGCGTGTACGCGAGGCGGGACGGGGAGTGGCGGGCGGTGAGCGTGCAGGTGGTGCCGTGAGGACTCGCTTTGCTCGTGGTCGAGGAGTCGAGGCGTCTAGAAGTCGAGCAGCCTTGCCCCTGGGTGCTGCTCGACCCCTCGACTTCTTGACCCCTCGACGGACGCGGAGCGCCCCATGACCTACCGCGCCGGCTGGATTCACTACACCAACGTCGCCCCCATCCTCGACCGCCTCGTGCTGCCGCCGGGCGTGACGGCGATCACGGGCGTGCCGACCGAGATGAACGCGGCGCTGCTCTCGGGCCAGGTGGACATCGCCAACATCAGCGCGGTGGAGTTCATCCGGCACGCGGGGCGGCTGGAGGCGCTGCCCGACTTCTCGGTGAGCGTGCTTGGGCCGGTGTACTCGGTCAACCTCTTTCATACGGTGCCGCTGCCCGACTTAAGGCGGGTGGCCCTGACCCGGCAGAGCGCGATGAGCGTGGCGCTGCTGGAGGTGCTGCTGGCGGCACGCGGCCTGACGCCCGTGCTGGAACCTGCGGAGGGCGAGGCCGAGGACCTGCTCGCCTCCGGCTACGACGGGGTGCTGCGGATCGGGGACAGCGCCCTGCGCGAGTGGTACCGCGTGGTCGGGCCGCTGACCCCCGAGACGACGATGACCAGCCTGCCCCACACGGCGCGCGGCGTCACCGTGACCGATCTGGCCGAGGAGTGGTTCCGCCTCACCGGACATCCCTTCGTGTTCGCGGTGTGGGCGTATCGCCGGGAGAATCCGCCGCCTCCGGCCCTCGTCCAGGCGATGCGGGAGGCTCGGCGTGAGGGTATCGGGCACCTCGCGGACGTGTCGGCCCGCCATGCGAGGAAACTCGGCTTACCGGAACGCGTCGTGCAGCACTACCTCTGGAACTTCCGCTACCACCTGGAGGCCCCCGACCGCCTCGGCCTGGGCGAGTTCGCGGCTCAGGCGGTGCCGGGTCACGCGCCCCTGCGCTTCGGCCCGAGGCCGGGCGTACGGGCGGGGTGAGTTCCCCTCAGCCCTGATCCGGGGGGAGCGCCGAGGGCCGGTCCGGTAGGCCGGGAACAGGGCTGCCGATGGATGCTGAAGCCGCCCGCAGGCGGACCGCGCCATCCCTACAATTCCCCGTATGGCCGTTTCCGTGCAGGGCACGCGCGTCACCTTCTCCCCCCCGCCCGGTGCCGTGGCGCTGGTGGGCGACTTCACCGACTGGCGCAAGAAACCCGCCCTTCCCGTGGAGGAAGGCCAGCCCCTCACGCTGACCCTGCCGCGCGGCGCGTGGGTGGAGTACGCCTGGCTGGACGCGGCGGGCGAACCCTTCGCCGACCCCGACAACCCGCAGCGGTCCCTGAACCCGTGGTGGCCCTATCCCCGCGCCGTCGTGGTGGGCGAGTACGCGCGCCATCCACTCTGGCAGGGGCCGGACGCGACGCAGAAGGGCACGGTCCACCGCCTGACCTGGGCGGGCGGCGTCTTCCCCGGCACCCGCCGCGCCATCGTCCACACGCCGCACGGGCACGACCCGGTGCGGCCCACGCCCGTCTCCTACGTGCAGGACGGCGTGGCCTTCTACCGCACGGGCAGGCTCGGTGAGGTCATGGACCGGGCGGTGGAGCGGGGGCTGGCCTCCGGCGCGGTTCTCGTCTTCGTGGAGCCGGGCGACCGCAGCGAGGAGTACTACCTCAACGACCGGTATCTGGACTTCCTGCGGGAGGAGGTGTTCCCGCGCGTGGAGGGCGAATACGTGACCGTCTCGGAGCGGGGCTTGTGGGGAGCAAGCCTGGGCGGCTTGATTTCCCTGCACCTCGGCAGCGCGCACCCTGGCCTCTTCTCCCGCGTGGTCAGCCACTCGGGGGCCTTCATCGCCCGGCCCGGCGCGACCTACGCGGACGGCGTAATCGACACGACCACGGCGGGCGAGTGGCTGCGGGGGCGGCTGGAGCGGGACCTTCCCCGACACCTGAAGCTCAGCCTGGACACGGGCGTGCTGGAATGGCTGACCGGCCCGAACCGCCGAATGGCCGCCCTCCTCGCCGACGCGGGGGTGCGGCACCAGTACCGCGAATATCCCAGCGGACACAACTGGGTGACGTGGCGGGAGGCGTTGCCGGAGGCGTTCCTGTTCATGCAGGGGGAGTGAGACCCGGCCCACTCACCCAGTCCGCCCGCCCACACGCCACAATCTGCTCCATATGCGCCCCTTCCTGTTCCTGACGCCGCTCCTCATGGCGGGCGCGGAGGCCCTGACGATGACGTACCCTCACTCCACGACGGTCATTCACGAGCGCGCGACAGATTGGGCGGGTGCCGAGCGGCGCGGAGTGGAGGTGCGTGGCAATCTGCTGGCCCTCGCCCCCGGCGCGGCCTCCGGCACGCTGACGAGTCCACCCGTCGGAGTCGCCCCCTTCGACGAACTCGTGCCGTCGTGGAATGCGGTCACGCCGGGCGGCTCCGTCATGGTGGAGGTGCGGGCGCAGACGGGCGCGGGCTGGGGCCGCTGGTTCTCCTTCGGCACCTGGCAGAGCAATGAGGGCCGGGCGAGCGTGAACGGGCAGAAGGACGCCTCCGGGCAGGTGCTCACCGACACGCTGCGGCTGACCGCGAAGGCGACCGCTTACCAGTACCGGGTGACGCTGCGGGGCGCGGGGACGGGCGTGCGCCTCCTCGCCTTCAACACGAGCGACCGCGCGAAACGGACGGCGGGGCTGGGACAGGCCAGCGACCGCCGCGCGTGGGGCAAGGTGAACAACGTGCCCCAGCGGTCGCAGATGCTCTACGAAGGCGGCGGCGAGGTGTGGTGCAGCCCCACGAGCGTCTCCATGATCCTCGCCGGGCACGGGGTCAACGTCACCGTCCCGCAGGCCGCAAAAGGGACCTTCGACCGCGCCTACGAGGGAACGGGCAACTGGCCCTTCAACACGGCCTACGCGGGCGAACTCGGCCTGCGCGCCTTCGTGACGCGCCTCCCCAGTCTCGCCGAGGCCGAGCGCTTCACGGCGGCGGGCGTGCCCCTCGCGGTCAGCCTGGGGTGGAAGCGCGGCGAACTCCCCGGTGCCCCCCTGAGCTACAGCGACGGCCACCTGATGGTCCTCGTCGGCTTCGACGCGGCGGGCAACCCGGTCCTCAACGATCCCGCCGCCCCCACCGACGCGGGCGTGCGCCGCACCTACCCCCGCGCCGCCTTCGAACGGTTGTGGCTGACGCACAGTGGCGGGCTGGGATACGTGATCGCGCCTCCGGGCGTGGGTGTGCCTCAGTAGGGACAGGTTGAGGGGGAGGTTTCTTGAGGCCAAGCCCGTTCACCCCCTCCCAGCCTCCCCCCTCAAGGGGGAGGAGAAAAGAGAGCAAGAGCTTCAGCTTTGCTGCTCCCTCTCCCCTTGCGGGAGAGGGCCGGGGAGAGGGGTGGCAAGCAACGCTTGCCCTTCTGGCGCACCTCCAGCAGCAGTCGTCAACTAACGCCCCGACCCTCTAGACTCCCCCATGCACTTCCCCACCACCTGCCCGACGTGCGCGCGTGAGGTGCCCGCCGAGTTCGCGGACAGCCTGATCCACGAGCTGACGTGCCCTTCCTGCGGGGCGCGGTACGTGGTGTACGTTCGCAAGCAGAAGTTCGAGGTGCTGTTCGACCTCGGCACCCGCGCGCTGCTGGAGGGCTACGCGCGGGAGGCGGTGGCCTCGTTCGCGGCGGCCCAGGAACGCTTCTTCGAGTTCTACGTCAAGGCGTTCGCGCTGGAGCGGGCGGCGGGGCGGGAGGGCGACTTCGAGGAGGCGCTGGCCGCGCTGGACGGCACCTGGCGGCACGTGGCGAGCCAGTCCGAGCGGCAACTGGGGATGTTCGCCCTCGCCTACCTGCTGCGCGAGGGGCGGGCACCCGACTTCCTGACGCCGGGGGCGCTCGGCAGCGACTTTCGCAACCGGGTCATCCACCGGGGCGTCCTGCCGCGCCGGGAGGAGGTGGAGGCGTACGCGGCGCGGGTCTTCGCCCTCATCGACCGCCTGCTGACCGCGCTGGGGCCGGGAGCCGCTCAGGTCGAACTCGCGCAGGAACGGGCTTTCGCCGCACACCTCGCGGGGCTGCCGGAGGGGGTGGTCGCCGTCTTCGAGGAACACCCCGGCATGTTCCGCGCCCGCCGCTTCGCCGGACCTGGGGGCGGGGAAACGGCACCCAAAGCGACGGTCGGCCCGTCCACCCCGCCCCTCAACGACGCGCAGGCCTTCGCGTGGGCACTTGCCGAGCGGGGCGCGTGGAGAGGCCCCCTCAAACGGAGGTAGCCGGGAGCGAGCCGCCGCGCTTACACTGTCCCATGAGGCGACCTGACGGCGGCGAGCGGGCGGCGCGGGAGCGGCTGGTGCGTGTGGCGCGTGGCCTGGAGGACGGCGACCTCCTCGTACGCGGGGTGCAGGTGATTCAGCCCGCGACGGGCGAGGTCTTCGGGGCGGACGTGCTCGTGGCGGAGGGGCGAGTCGCCGCCCTCGTCGGCACGGGGTCGGGCGCGCGGGCGGCGCGGGTGGTGGAGGCGCGCGGGGCCTTTCTCGCGCCGGGCTTCATGGACGCGCACGTCCACATCGAGTCCAGCCTGCTCACGCCCGCCCGCTTTGCCGAGGCGGTGCTGCCGCGCGGCACGACGGCGGTGGTCGCCGAACCGCACGAGGTCGCCAACGTCCTCGGTGCCCCCGGTCTCGCGTGGATGCTGGAGGCGGGGCGATCTTCGGGCCTGCGCGTCTTCGCCTCGGTGCCGTCGTGCGTGCCCGCGAGCGAGTTCGAGTGCGGCGGGGCGACGCTGGGAGCGGAGGAGGTGGCGGGGGCGTTGCGACTCCCCGGCGTCCTCGGCCTCGCCGAGATGATGAACTACCCCGGCGTGCTCGGCGGTGATTCCGGTGTATGGGACGTGCTGGAGGCGGGACGGGGTGGGCGCGTGGACGGGCATGCGGCGGGCGTGTCGGGCCGTGACCTGATGGCCTACGCGGCGGCGGGCATCCACTCCGACCACGAGGCCACCACCCCGGAGGAGGCCCGCGAACGCCTGCGCGCGGGGCTGTGGCTGATGGTCCGCGAGGGGTCGGCGGCCCGCAACCTGGAGGCGCTCCTCCCCGTGCTGCGCTCTGGCCCCCGCCGCGCCATGCTCGTCAGCGACGACGTGAGCGTGGACGAGCTGCTGGAACTGGGCCACCTCGACCGATTGATGCGCGCGTGCGTGGCGGGCGGCCTGCACCCCGCCGACGCCGTGGCGCTCGTCACCTGCAATCCTGCCGAATACTGGGGGCTGCGCGACCTCGGCCTCGTCGCGCCCGGTTATCACGCGGACTTCGTGCTGCTGCGCGACCTGGTGGGCTTCGAGGTGCTGGAGACCTTCGTGAGCGGCGTGGAGGCGCGGGCGGGTGGCGTGACCCCGCCCCTGCCCGGTGGTGGCGTGACCCTGGGGCCGGGGTGGGACGCGGCGACCTTCGACATTCCGGCCCACTGGCCCGTCATGGAGATTCGGCCCGACCAGATCACGACCGGGATGGGGGAGCTGGGGACTGGAGACGCACGGCTGGTCGTCGCTGACCGCTACGGGCGCGGTGAACACTCCACCTGCTGGACCTCCGGCAGCGGGTTGACGGGTGGAGCACTCGCCGTCAGCGTGCTGCACGACGCCCACCACGTCGCCATCCTCGGCGGCACCGACGCTGACGTGCGGGCGGCGGGCCGGGCGCTGGAGGAGCTGGGCGGCGGCGTGGTCGTCGTCGCCGGGGGCGAGGTGCGCGCCAGCCTCCCGCTCCCCTTCGCGGGGCTGATGAGCGACCTGCCCCCGCGTGAGGCCGCCGCCCGGCTCTCGGAGGTGACGGCGGCGGCCCGCGCCCTCGGCTGTCGCCTGCCCTACCCCGTCACGACGCTCAGCTTCCTGGGCCTGAGCGTCATTCCGGCCCTCAAGCTCACCCCGCGCGGCTTGCTGGACGTGACCCAGTGGCGGCTCCTCCCGCGCGAGGAGGAGTTAAGCCGGGGTCTCCCCCTCCTTCCGGGTGGGCGAAGGCTGCACGGCAACGCGGAGGACTGAGGCGGGGAGGTCAAGAAACGTTTCCCCTCCTCGCACCGCAGCTCTCCAGCCGTAGGGAAGACTGCCTCTATGCCAACTTCCCGCCAGATCGTCGTGAACGGGGTGCGCCTGCATTACGTGGAGGCGGGGGAGGCGAGTGGCCCGCTCGTCGTCCTCCTGCACGGTTTTCCCGAGTTCTGGCGGGCGTGGGAGGGACAGATCGGCCCGCTCGCCCGCGCGGGCTTCCGGGTCGTCGTGCCCGACCTGCGCGGCTACAACCTCAGCGAGAAGCCGCCCGGCGTGGACGCCTACCGCGTGGGGAACTTGCAGGAGGACGTGGCGGCCCTCATCCGCGCGCTGGGGCACGAGCGGGCGCACGTCGTCGGGCACGACTGGGGCGGGATCGTCGCGTGGGCGCTGGCGATCCGGCAGCCGGAGGTCGTGGAGCGGCTCGTCGTCCTCAACGCCCCGCATCCGGCGGCGTTCCGGCGCGTGGCGCGCAAGCCCGCGCAGTGGCGGCGCTCGTGGTACATCTTCTTCTTCCAGCTTCCGTGGCTGCCCGAACGCTTCCTCCACCGCTTCGGCGCGTGGGCGCTGCGCGGCACGAACCCGAACGCCTACTCGGGCGAGGACCGCCGCCTCTACCGCGAGGCGTGGGACCAGCCGGGCGCGGCGACCGCGATGATCAACTATTACCGGGCGATGGGCCGGGCGGGCGGCACCCAGGGCGGCGGGCGGTCATCCCAGGTCCGCGCCCCCACCCTCCTCCTGTGGGGCGAGCGCGATGTGGCGCTCCTCCCCGAACTCGCCGACGCCGACGGGCTGGAGCCGTATGTCCCTGACCTGCGCGTGGTGCGCTTCCCCCGCGCGAGCCACTGGGTCATGCGCGACGAGCCGGTGAGGGTGAACAACCTGCTGATCGGCTTCCTCTCCGGCGCGCCAGTTTGAGCGGTTCTGGCGACTGGCCGCTGGCGACCATGAGCCTTTCGCTGACCGCTGAAAGCTGACGGCTGACGGCTCCCCATGCCATCCTGACCCATGACGAACATCACGGTCGAGGGCTACGGCGTCGTCGAGGGCCGCGAGGGTGAGCGGCTGGTGCTCGCGCTGGAGCGGGGCGGCGTGGACATCCTGCACCGCTGCGGCGGCGTGGCCCGCTGCACGACCTGCCGCGTGAGCTTCACGGAGGGCGAACCCGAGATCATGACCGTCGCCGAGCGCGACAAGCTGGCCGAGAAGGACCTCCTGGGCACCGCCCGCCTCTCCTGCCAGATCGAGTGCCACGGCGACATGAACCTCACGCCCCTCCAAACCGCCCGGTCGAGCGGCCTCGAACCTGGCAAGGCCCCCACCGAGAGCATCCAGCCCGAAGCCCAGTGGATTCCGAGGGAAACGCGGGCATAGGGGATGGGATGAGGGATGGGTGATGAGGGATGAGGAAAAGGACCTCTGGTGGGCGGTCCATCTGAGCTTCGTTCCCTCGTCCTGAGCAGGTTTAGAGAGTCGTCTTATGACCCGTCCGTCTTATGGCCCGTCGTACAGAAAGCCAATGGGAACGTCATTGTTCTCCCTCTCCCCTCGTGGGAGAGGGTCGGGGTGAGGGGGCGTGTGACCCGCTCAAGCGTGAAGGAGAGGAGTTGACCCTCCGCTCTTTTTGGAGGCCAGGCCCGTTCACCCCCTCCCAACCTCCCCCCTCAAGGGGGAGGAGCTTGAGAATCCATTTCAAACAGGGCGCGACTTGGGCCGCTGTTCAGCAAGGGAAGAATTGAGGCGACCGCATCGCGCCGCGCCCCTCCCCACCCA
This region includes:
- a CDS encoding adenine deaminase, encoding MRRPDGGERAARERLVRVARGLEDGDLLVRGVQVIQPATGEVFGADVLVAEGRVAALVGTGSGARAARVVEARGAFLAPGFMDAHVHIESSLLTPARFAEAVLPRGTTAVVAEPHEVANVLGAPGLAWMLEAGRSSGLRVFASVPSCVPASEFECGGATLGAEEVAGALRLPGVLGLAEMMNYPGVLGGDSGVWDVLEAGRGGRVDGHAAGVSGRDLMAYAAAGIHSDHEATTPEEARERLRAGLWLMVREGSAARNLEALLPVLRSGPRRAMLVSDDVSVDELLELGHLDRLMRACVAGGLHPADAVALVTCNPAEYWGLRDLGLVAPGYHADFVLLRDLVGFEVLETFVSGVEARAGGVTPPLPGGGVTLGPGWDAATFDIPAHWPVMEIRPDQITTGMGELGTGDARLVVADRYGRGEHSTCWTSGSGLTGGALAVSVLHDAHHVAILGGTDADVRAAGRALEELGGGVVVVAGGEVRASLPLPFAGLMSDLPPREAAARLSEVTAAARALGCRLPYPVTTLSFLGLSVIPALKLTPRGLLDVTQWRLLPREEELSRGLPLLPGGRRLHGNAED
- a CDS encoding alpha/beta fold hydrolase codes for the protein MPTSRQIVVNGVRLHYVEAGEASGPLVVLLHGFPEFWRAWEGQIGPLARAGFRVVVPDLRGYNLSEKPPGVDAYRVGNLQEDVAALIRALGHERAHVVGHDWGGIVAWALAIRQPEVVERLVVLNAPHPAAFRRVARKPAQWRRSWYIFFFQLPWLPERFLHRFGAWALRGTNPNAYSGEDRRLYREAWDQPGAATAMINYYRAMGRAGGTQGGGRSSQVRAPTLLLWGERDVALLPELADADGLEPYVPDLRVVRFPRASHWVMRDEPVRVNNLLIGFLSGAPV
- a CDS encoding 2Fe-2S iron-sulfur cluster-binding protein, encoding MTNITVEGYGVVEGREGERLVLALERGGVDILHRCGGVARCTTCRVSFTEGEPEIMTVAERDKLAEKDLLGTARLSCQIECHGDMNLTPLQTARSSGLEPGKAPTESIQPEAQWIPRETRA